One region of Carya illinoinensis cultivar Pawnee chromosome 8, C.illinoinensisPawnee_v1, whole genome shotgun sequence genomic DNA includes:
- the LOC122319155 gene encoding transcription factor RAX3-like, translated as MGRAPCCDKANVKKGPWSPEEDAKLKNYIEQHGTGGNWIALPQKIGLKRCGKSCRLRWLNYLRPNLKHGGFSEEEDNIICSLYLSIGSRWSIIAGQLPGRTDNDIKNYWNTRLKKKLLGRQRKEQQTRARRGNILKQEIMKRESCDQTFMVPGFMNQSPYWSAEIPVAATVTSSDQDPTDLDQDQATLRSFLIKLGENFSDHQPNSTATTTTNFQYPIGIISSPQDHQLYANTSSFFTTFSAAMNSSDKTCTDQLPNMFQRLENFPNQLCEFGYENPPQLDHGLEGFYGMEMINASTVTASTSGESSSWADISSLVSNHHEGNCQQGLPQLQDSAFENLRYFAPAEQAQRCTWAV; from the exons ATGGGGAGAGCTCCTTGCTGTGACAAGGCCAACGTCAAGAAAGGTCCATGGTCACCTGAGGAAGATGCCAAACTCAAGAATTACATCGAGCAGCATGGCACCGGCGGCAACTGGATAGCCTTGCCCCAGAAGATAG GCCTTAAGAGATGCGGAAAGAGCTGCCGCCTTAGATGGTTGAATTATCTTCGGCCAAACCTTAAGCACGGTGGCTTttcagaggaagaagataaCATTATTTGTAGCCTTTACCTAAGTATTGGAAGCAG GTGGTCCATCATTGCAGGGCAATTACCCGGACGAACTGATAATGATATAAAAAACTACTGGAACACGAGGCTGAAGAAGAAGCTCCTTGGCAGGCAGCGCAAAGAGCAACAGACTCGGGCTCGCCGAGGTAACATCCTGAAGCAAGAGATCATGAAGAGAGAGAGCTGTGATCAGACCTTTATGGTTCCTGGATTCATGAACCAGAGCCCATACTGGTCTGCAGAGATCCCTGTAGCAGCGACAGTAACGAGTTCAGACCAGGACCCTACTGATCTGGATCAGGACCAAGCAACTTTAAGGAGTTTTTTGATCAAACTGGGGGAAAACTTTTCGGATCATCAACCAAACAGTaccgccaccaccaccaccaatttTCAATACCCCATTGGGATTATTTCCTCGCCTCAAGATCATCAACTATATGCGAACACATCGAGTTTTTTTACTACTTTTTCGGCAGCTATGAATTCCAGTGACAAAACTTGTACTGATCAATTGCCCAACATGTTTCAAAGGCTTGAAAACTTCCCAAACCAGCTTTGTGAGTTTGGCTATGAAAACCCACCTCAATTAGATCATGGGTTGGAGGGGTTTTATGGAATGGAAATGATCAATGCTAGCACTGTAACAGCTTCCACTTCTGGCGAAAGCTCCAGTTGGGCAGATATAAGCTCTTTGGTGTCCAATCACCACGAAGGAAATTGTCAACAAGGATTGCCACAACTGCAAGATTCTGCTTTTGAGAATTTGAGGTACTTTGCGCCGGCGGAACAGGCGCAGCGCTGTACATGGGCGGTATAA